TTGCTTGGTAAATGGCTCCATCTTGATTTTCTGCTAAATGAGAGTTTTGGGGCAAAATCCGGCGGACAATGTGTTTAAAACTATTGCGGGCAACTCCTGATGTGCCTGAGGGGAGAAGCCCTGATAAAAGTCCGGCTAATCTGGTTTCGCCAAATTTCAAGAGGCCTGATCCGGTCACGCCATGAGCGGTTCCAAGCGAAATTTCTGAATGATTTTGCGTAGCGTAAGTCATCAACTTTTTGAGGGTTTTGGGCTCCAAAGGGTTGTCAAAAATGACTGCTTTGGGGGTGAAAATGTACTGCCCATTATAGGTCACGGCAAAATCCATGTCCAAGTCTTCAAGTAAAGGCATGGCAAAAGCAGGCCCACGACCCGTTGCTATTCCTACAAAAATCCCTTTTTGGCGAAGTTCACGAATGGCTTTGCGGGTACTGTTTGCCACTCCTCGGGTCGAGGTAAATAATGTTCCATCTAAATCAAAAAATACTGCTTTTATTTTCATAATCATTCTTTTCTAGTTTACTTGGGTTGCTTTTTTCTATGATTAGATTATACAGTAATTTTAAAGCTATTTCATGCTTCACGAGTTCTTTTCTGGAACATTTTTGATATAATTTTTATGAAATGTTTTTAAATGGAAAAAATGAGGAACTGATGAAAAAAATCTTAATTCTCCACACGGGTGGAACGATTTCGATGGCGGAAGATGAAAATGGTCGTGTTTCCCCAAATGAAAATAATCCGATGAATGCTGTTAATATGCAGTTAGATGAGGTTGAACTTGTCTCAGAAGATATTTTTAATCTGCCTAGTCCGCATATTAGTTTGAGCGATATGCTGGTTTTGAAAAATCGGATTAAAAAGGCTTTTTTGAGTGAAAATTTTGATGGTGCGGTGATTACACACGGGACAGATACTCTGGAAGAGACGGCCTTTTTCTTGGATACGACTTTATCACGTGGAAAACCGATTGTTTTGACGGGGGCGATGCGTTCCAGCAATGAGTTAGGAACTGATGGGATTTATAATTTATTGACTGCTGTTCGTGTGGCTGCTGATTCTCATTCTTGGGGACGGGGAGTCTTGGTGGTGATGAATGATGAGATTCATTCGGCCCGCTATGTGACAAAGACGCACACGACGAATGTTTCGACTTTTCAAACGCCGACACACGGGCCTTTGGGGTTATTGACTAAAAACAAAATTATTTATTTTCATAAGGATAGTGAAAATCAGCATCTTGATGTGCATACGGTGCATGGAAATGTGCCGATTGTCAAGGCTTATGCGGGGATGACTGGCGAAATTTTGGATTTGCTTGATTTGACAAGTTTGGATGGGCTTGTGATTGAAGCCTTGGGGGCGGGGAATTTGCCTCCTGCTGCGAGTCAATCTTTGCAACGACTTTTGCAGGCTAATATCCCTGTGGTGCTGGTTTCACGCTGTTTCAACGGAATTGCCGAAGCGGTTTATTCTTATGAGGGTGGCGGTTCGCAACTTTATGAGGCGGGCGTGATGTTTGCTGATGAGGTTAATTCACAAAAGGCCCGACTGAAGCTTTTGATTGGCCTAAATGCGGGGCTAAATGACGCTTGCGAGTTGAGAAATTTCATGGAAAATTAAAAAATTTACTGACGAAAAGTTTCGTCAGTAAATTTTTTTGTTTTTGGCTTACTTTTTTACTGACGAAATTATTTTTTCAAATCCGTCAGCATTTTCTCTGCTTATAAGGCTGAATTTTGAGCTAGATTTGCTTGTAATTCTCGCCAAATTTGTTCATTTTCTTCTATTGAATACGAATTTGCCCCGGAAGCCAAGGCGTGTCCTCCGCCGTCATGGCGTTTGGCAATTTCATTGATGGGAACGATTTTTGAACGCATCCGCACGCGGAAATGTCCATCAGCTTGCTCGACAAAAATGGCCCAAGAATTGATGCCCCGAATATTGCCTGGAACACCGACAATGCTTGAAGTTTCAGCATCGCGCAAATCAAATTGTTTCAAGATGTCCTGCGTCAAAATCACGCGCGCAGCGCCATTTTCTGAAACTTGCATATTTTCATAAACAAAGCCTTGCAGGCGGGCAACTTTCATGTCAAATGACGCCATTTCTCGACCTAAAGCGGAGCGATCAAAATCATATTCTGCCAAGATTGAAGCAATTTTGAAGGTATTTGGCGAGGTTGCAGGATAGAGGAAACGGCCTGTATCGCCAATGATTCCAGCATAAAGCAAGCGAGCTGCTTGGGCATTGAGCCGCAAATTTGTAGCTAAAGCAAAATCTGCGACGATTTCAGAAGCTGAACTGCGCTCAGGCTCGACTAACTGCAAGTCTCCGTAGGCATCATCATTGGGGTGATGGTCGATTTTGATGACAAAATCAGCGGCTTGATAGCGCTCATCATCAATTCGAGGCTGGTTCGCCGTATCACAAATAATGCTCAAAAATTTCTCCTGCCCAGGCAGCTCAACCTGATCCATTTGCGTCAGATAGGTCAATGTTGGCTCATCGTAACCCACCGCATAAATCCGCTTGTCTGGGAAATTTTCACGCAAAATCGCCCGCAAACCTGCTTGCGAACCCAAGGCATCTGGATCTGGATTTTTATGGCGATGAATGAGAATAAGTTCATATTCTTTAATTTTTTCTAGGATTTCGTTCATTTTTTCTCGTTTTCTTCTTATTTTTAATTTCGTCAGCATTTTCTCTCGGTTTTTTGTTAGAGAATTTGCTGACGGAACGTGATTTTATTTTCGTCAGTATTTTTGGCAACTAACTGGCGCTTTTTCTACTGTAAAATTTAGGTCAGCTGAACATTGACCAAAACTTTGGCGACAATGGTATTGACATGATAAATTTCGCAATCGACCATTGCACCAATCCGGGTCTCCCCAATGACTTTGGGGTAAATTTCGAGGACATTGTCAATCGCTGCGGCACTCATCAGGTTAATGTTCAATGATTCAATGATAATATTGCGTCTGCGACGTTTGCTGAACACTCGCTGAACGACATGACTAATCAACTCGGCAAAAACGCCACTTGCCATTGTCCCGACACTATTGATCATAAAAGGCTCAACGGTCACTGTATAAGCTGACCCTTTCTCTGACAAGCAGTCGGCAATGTTATCACTGAAAGTATGCGCCACCTGACTATCTTCTTGAACTTTTTGCAGACTTTGAAGCAAGTCAGACTTGCTGATGATACCTGCATAAGTGTAATTATCATTGACCACAGGCATGATATCATAGCCTTCATAAATCATTTTTTGCGACACGCTGGCAACGGTCATGTTGGCTTTGGCAACTTTTGCGCGCGTCATCACTGTACTGATTTGCGTATCGCTGCCTTTATTGGTCACATCACGCATGGCAATGACCCCCACTACCACATTGTATCGATTGGTCACGGCAAAACGGCTATAATTCGTTCTTTTCACCAAATCCAAGAAATCTTTGACCGTATCTTCTTCACGCAAAGTCGCTCTTTTTTGATGAAAAACATCCCCAACCGTCACGACATCTTTTTTGATCAACTCATTTGATAAGGCATGACTGATGCGATTGGCCACCGTAAAAGTGTCATAACTCGTACGCATCAAAGGAATTCCCAGCTCATTGGCATAATCAATCACTTCTTGATCCACGTCAAAGCCACCCGTGACCAATATCGCATTTTGCTCTTGCAGTGCCAAACTCTGAATACTCTTACGATCGCCAACGATGACTAAACCATTCGGCACCAAATAACGCAGAAAAGATTCTTTTTGCATCGCGCAAATAATAAATTTACTAAATTCAACTTCCAGACCAGCCAAACCACCTAAAACGTCAGCATTAGCCACATCAGCAAGTTTAGCAAAAGTCAGACGGTTAGCCACTTTTTGCCCCTTGGTTGCCACACGAACCGTTCCCGAACGATCATTGACCGCAACTAAGCCAAGATTCTCAGCTGCTTTAATCGCACGATAGGCCGTTCCATCTGCCACCTTCATACGATTGGCAATCCCACGCACACTGACTTGCCGCCCAACTTCTAATCCTTCAATATAAGTTAGAATTTCCTCATGTTTTGACATAAAATTTAAATCTCCCCATTAAATCTATTTTTTGTAGAAGTGAGAAAATCTGCTTTTCTTCGCTCATATTTTTCAAAATTTCTGATTGAGCCACTGTATTGATGGGCTGCTTTAAACTTTTTCACCTGCTGATACCCTACTTTTTGTGCTACTTTTTGTGAAGCGCTATTTTCCTCATCAATCAATAAGTCCACTGTTTTTAAACCAAATTGCTCAAAAGAGAATTCCGTCAAAAGCTGCAAAGCTTCTGTAAGTAACCCCTGATTCCAGTAGGCTTCGTTCAAGACATAGCCTATCTCAGCGGTGCGTTTTTTCTCTGAAAGCTTCACAAAATGAATGCTACCAATCATTTTATGTTCACTTTTCAATTCTATTGCCCATTTTCCCAAAGGGTTTTTCATAAAATGGTTCGCAATAAATTCTCGCACTTCTTCCACTGATAAATGCGCTCCAAAAACAAATCTCATATTTTCAGGATTCCCCGAATAAGCAAACATTTCCTGCGCATCTTCTAGCCGAAAAGGGCGTAAGAGCAGGCGGCTGCTTTCAATCGAAGTAAATTCCGCTAATTTCACATAAATACTCATGTTTTTTCCTTTTTTGTGGACTCTCCTTTTAATTATAGCAGAAAATAAAGGCACTGTCCTTGCTGATATCAAGGCAAAATCTTATTTTTACTTTCCTTTTCTAAGCTGTGCTATAATTCTTATGGTAACTAAAAATGAATTATAAAAAAATAAATTTAAAAATAAAAAATCCCCTCGACTTTTGGGCAGCTTTTTCAGAGAGTGAGCGTTTTTTCTGGTATGATCGTCAGAGAAACCAGCTCATCATTGGCGCTGAGCGCTTAGCTTCCCTCAAACAGAACAAAGATAACTTCTCAGATTATCCCTATCTTTTTCATAGTCAAACTTTTTTTGAGCAGGTCAATCAGGAACTTTGGCAAGATTTTGGCGGTGAAACACTAGCTTTCAAACACTATTTTGTCCTAGAAAATCAAAGCTCTTTTTATTTAACCTGCGAAGCGCCTCGGTCTTTTCAAGAACAGAATTTTCCAAAGCTGACCCATCAAATCAGTGAAGAAAAAGCTGATTTTTCAGCTTGGAAAAGTCTTTTTGAAGCCATTCAAGAGAATTTTGCACAAGAAAAAAGTCAAAAAATTGTTGCGTCTCGCGAACTGAAATTTACAAGTGAAACTTCTTTTAATCTAGAAAGCATTTTGCAAAAGCTGAGTGACAATAATCCGGCTTCTTTTATTTTTGCCTATCAAAAAGAAGCTAAAATTTTTCTAGGGGCTTCACCCGAGATTTTGGTGCAAAAGAATGGCCCAGAGATTCTTAGCTATGCGCTGGCCGGTACCTTTCCTAAAACCTTAGAAAATGCGGGAGAACGCCTGCTCAATGACGCTAAAAATCTGGAAGAACACGCCATTGTCGTGCGCAAAATCCAGCAAAATTTGCTCGAAAAGGCAAAACAAGTGACGGTTGGAAAAACTGAAGTGATGGCATTGAAAAATGTGGTGCATCTCCGCACGCTCTTGAGCGCCAAAGATAATCAGCTTTCGCTGATTGATTGGGCAAGACATCTTCATCCCACTCCTGCCTTAGGTGGAGAACCTCGCCTCGAAGCCCTTCGCTTCTTGCGTGAACATGAGACACATGAACGTGGTCTTTACGCTGCTCCCTTAGGAATCATCGACCACGAAGGCAACGGAACGATGATTGTGGGGATTCGCTCAGCACTCATTGACCAAAAATCACTCTACGCCTATGCCGGCTGTGGCATTGTTCCCTCATCCAATCTTTTAGATGAATTTAACGAAACAAAGGTAAAATTAAAAACAATCTTAGAAGCACTCTGATGAGAATAAAGAGCGCTGATGTATTTGTAAGTAAAGGATAGCCATGACTAATAATTATTTAGCACCATTTGTCGATGAACTTTATCATCTAGGGATTCGTGAAGCTGTTTTCAGCCCTGGTTCACGTTCAACGGCGCTTGCTCTGCTTTTTGAAAACTACAATAAATTTGAGACATATGTCAATATTGATGAACGCTCTGCGGCTTTTTTTGCGCTAGGTATTGCTAAGGCCAAGGGGCGACCTGTTGTTTTGGTTTGTACTTCTGGCTCTGCAGCAGCCCATCATTTTCCGGCCCTGACCGAGGCTAAAATGAGTCAAATTCCTTTGATTGTTTTAACAGCAGATCGACCAGCAGAATTACAATTTGTTGGTGCGCCACAAACGCTTGATCAAACACGTCTTTTTGGTGATTTTGTCAATCATTTTGAAAATTTTGCTCCACCAGAAGCTGAAAATTTTTGGACTTATCCACGAAAATTGGCTCAGCGTGCTGTTTTGGCAACAAATAACCCTGCGGCTGGGCCTGTGCAAATCAATGTGCCTTTACGTGAACCCCTAGTTCCTGATTTAAATCCTGAACACTATCGAAAAGGACGTTCAGCTCAAACTTTTCAGATTGCCAAGGGAAAAATGTCTGCTTCTTTTGATGACACTATTTTATCTCGTAAGACCCTCATTTTAGCTGGGCCAAATCATTCGGCAACGTATGAACAAGCTCTGATTGACTTGGCTGAACGTTTAAAAGCGCCTATTTTGGCTGACCCTTTGTCCAACTTGCGAAATTTTAATCACCCTTATATTATTGATACTTATGATGCTTTTTTGGCTGATGAAACGCTTAAGCATGGCTTGAAAGCGGAGCTTATTTTGCTTTTTGGACAGATTCCTGTGTCAAAACGTCTGCAACAATTTCTCAATTTGCAAACTTCTGCTCATATCGTCCAAGTTGACCCTCAGCTCAGCTATCGAAATCCAGTGCAAACAACAACTTTCGTGGTACAAAGTGATGTTGAAACTTTTGCTAAAAGCATTCAAAAAGTGAATCTGGATAGCACTTATCTCAATGCCTGGCAAGAATTACAAGAGATTTGGCGCGCAAAACTGACTACTGTCAACCACGAAAACGCCGCATTTGAGGGGCGCTATGTCGGCATTTTGCAAGATGTTTTGACTTCTTATGACAGTCAGCTCATGGTTTCTAACAGTATGGAAATTCGTGATGTGGATTACTGGTGGCAAAAGCGTGATGCTCAGGTCAGGATTTTTGGCAATCGGGGAGTCAATGGGATTGACGGAACAGAATCGACGGCCTTGGGGCTGGCAACGACTGGAAAACCGACGGTACTTTTGACTGGAGATTTGTCTATGTTGCATGATTTGAATGGCCTGATTGTTGGTAAAACGCACCAATTGAACTTGACGATTGTCCTTTTCAATAATGATGGCGGTGGAATCTTCCAACATTTGGCGCAAAAAGGGCTCCCACATTTTGATTATCTTTTTTCAACACCGCATGGTTTGGACTTTGGAGCTTTGGCTCAATTAACTGGCTTGGACTATCATTCCATCAGTGATTATCCTGATTTTTCAAAAACTTTGAAAGAGGTTTTGACGGTAGCGGGTGTGCATTTGTTAGAAATTAAAACGGATAAAGAGCTGAGCCTCGCTTTACATCAAAAATATACAACATGACAAAATTTAGAGAAGAAATCATTGAAATTAAGGGA
The DNA window shown above is from Lactococcus sp. S-13 and carries:
- a CDS encoding asparaginase, coding for MKKILILHTGGTISMAEDENGRVSPNENNPMNAVNMQLDEVELVSEDIFNLPSPHISLSDMLVLKNRIKKAFLSENFDGAVITHGTDTLEETAFFLDTTLSRGKPIVLTGAMRSSNELGTDGIYNLLTAVRVAADSHSWGRGVLVVMNDEIHSARYVTKTHTTNVSTFQTPTHGPLGLLTKNKIIYFHKDSENQHLDVHTVHGNVPIVKAYAGMTGEILDLLDLTSLDGLVIEALGAGNLPPAASQSLQRLLQANIPVVLVSRCFNGIAEAVYSYEGGGSQLYEAGVMFADEVNSQKARLKLLIGLNAGLNDACELRNFMEN
- a CDS encoding DHH family phosphoesterase, with product MNEILEKIKEYELILIHRHKNPDPDALGSQAGLRAILRENFPDKRIYAVGYDEPTLTYLTQMDQVELPGQEKFLSIICDTANQPRIDDERYQAADFVIKIDHHPNDDAYGDLQLVEPERSSASEIVADFALATNLRLNAQAARLLYAGIIGDTGRFLYPATSPNTFKIASILAEYDFDRSALGREMASFDMKVARLQGFVYENMQVSENGAARVILTQDILKQFDLRDAETSSIVGVPGNIRGINSWAIFVEQADGHFRVRMRSKIVPINEIAKRHDGGGHALASGANSYSIEENEQIWRELQANLAQNSAL
- a CDS encoding DRTGG domain-containing protein, which encodes MSKHEEILTYIEGLEVGRQVSVRGIANRMKVADGTAYRAIKAAENLGLVAVNDRSGTVRVATKGQKVANRLTFAKLADVANADVLGGLAGLEVEFSKFIICAMQKESFLRYLVPNGLVIVGDRKSIQSLALQEQNAILVTGGFDVDQEVIDYANELGIPLMRTSYDTFTVANRISHALSNELIKKDVVTVGDVFHQKRATLREEDTVKDFLDLVKRTNYSRFAVTNRYNVVVGVIAMRDVTNKGSDTQISTVMTRAKVAKANMTVASVSQKMIYEGYDIMPVVNDNYTYAGIISKSDLLQSLQKVQEDSQVAHTFSDNIADCLSEKGSAYTVTVEPFMINSVGTMASGVFAELISHVVQRVFSKRRRRNIIIESLNINLMSAAAIDNVLEIYPKVIGETRIGAMVDCEIYHVNTIVAKVLVNVQLT
- a CDS encoding GNAT family N-acetyltransferase, with the protein product MSIYVKLAEFTSIESSRLLLRPFRLEDAQEMFAYSGNPENMRFVFGAHLSVEEVREFIANHFMKNPLGKWAIELKSEHKMIGSIHFVKLSEKKRTAEIGYVLNEAYWNQGLLTEALQLLTEFSFEQFGLKTVDLLIDEENSASQKVAQKVGYQQVKKFKAAHQYSGSIRNFEKYERRKADFLTSTKNRFNGEI
- a CDS encoding isochorismate synthase, with the protein product MNYKKINLKIKNPLDFWAAFSESERFFWYDRQRNQLIIGAERLASLKQNKDNFSDYPYLFHSQTFFEQVNQELWQDFGGETLAFKHYFVLENQSSFYLTCEAPRSFQEQNFPKLTHQISEEKADFSAWKSLFEAIQENFAQEKSQKIVASRELKFTSETSFNLESILQKLSDNNPASFIFAYQKEAKIFLGASPEILVQKNGPEILSYALAGTFPKTLENAGERLLNDAKNLEEHAIVVRKIQQNLLEKAKQVTVGKTEVMALKNVVHLRTLLSAKDNQLSLIDWARHLHPTPALGGEPRLEALRFLREHETHERGLYAAPLGIIDHEGNGTMIVGIRSALIDQKSLYAYAGCGIVPSSNLLDEFNETKVKLKTILEAL
- the menD gene encoding 2-succinyl-5-enolpyruvyl-6-hydroxy-3-cyclohexene-1-carboxylic-acid synthase, with translation MTNNYLAPFVDELYHLGIREAVFSPGSRSTALALLFENYNKFETYVNIDERSAAFFALGIAKAKGRPVVLVCTSGSAAAHHFPALTEAKMSQIPLIVLTADRPAELQFVGAPQTLDQTRLFGDFVNHFENFAPPEAENFWTYPRKLAQRAVLATNNPAAGPVQINVPLREPLVPDLNPEHYRKGRSAQTFQIAKGKMSASFDDTILSRKTLILAGPNHSATYEQALIDLAERLKAPILADPLSNLRNFNHPYIIDTYDAFLADETLKHGLKAELILLFGQIPVSKRLQQFLNLQTSAHIVQVDPQLSYRNPVQTTTFVVQSDVETFAKSIQKVNLDSTYLNAWQELQEIWRAKLTTVNHENAAFEGRYVGILQDVLTSYDSQLMVSNSMEIRDVDYWWQKRDAQVRIFGNRGVNGIDGTESTALGLATTGKPTVLLTGDLSMLHDLNGLIVGKTHQLNLTIVLFNNDGGGIFQHLAQKGLPHFDYLFSTPHGLDFGALAQLTGLDYHSISDYPDFSKTLKEVLTVAGVHLLEIKTDKELSLALHQKYTT